Proteins co-encoded in one Puntigrus tetrazona isolate hp1 chromosome 20, ASM1883169v1, whole genome shotgun sequence genomic window:
- the LOC122325177 gene encoding E3 ubiquitin-protein ligase CBL-B-A, whose amino-acid sequence MSASEEECPVCRESIQNPSQPSPCCGKVICQRCLSQSLRYRAHCPHCRSSVNHPDHANNPLPPRDSYVQPMLPGDIQFNSRRLVGASIQTRLSQLRDSLVQQADAAPRASPPNQVAMPLAPQIQAPPPLIFSARPRLRPPLANLIAAPQLAPINAAPSGFVQVLPPPAPAPLLLNPAPFQDNMQAELDEWPWQTEINLMAMNPQPQGTTVRTFACPYCQENGLDELDLRDHCNEHHVNDSKRVVCPVCVQTPHGDPQYYSRNFIGHLNLRHCYYLDDITNLTQTDEMNIQCAILASYRDHF is encoded by the exons ATGTCCGCTTCAGAGGAAGAGTGTCCTGTGTGCAGGGAAAGCATACAGAATCCTTCTCAACCGTCTCCATGCTGTGGGAAAGT AATTTGCCAGCGGTGCCTCAGTCAGTCCCTCAGGTACAGGGCTCATTGTCCACACTGCAGAAGCTCAGTAAACCACCCTGATCATGCAAATAATCCACTCCCA ccTCGTGATAGTTACGTGCAGCCAATGCTTCCAGGGGACATTCAATTTAATTCGAGAAGACTTGTTGGCGCAAGCATACAGAC TCGCCTCAGCCAACTTCGAGATTCGCTGGTTCAGCAAGCAGACGCCGCCCCTCGAGCCAGTCCACCCAATCAGGTTGCAATGCCACTCGCCCCACAAATTCAAGCCCCTCCCCCTTTAATTTTCTCAGCACGGCCTCGGCTCAGACCTCCACTCGCGAATCTAATTGCCGCCCCACAACTTGCACCCATTAATGCTGCACCGAGTGGTTTTGTCCAAGTCCTGCCACCTCCTGCCCCAGCTCCACTGCTGCTAAACCCCGCCCCCTTCCAGGATAATATGCAGGCTGAGCTGGATGAATG GCCGTGGCAAACGGAGATCAATCTAATGGCGATGAATCCACAACCTCAGGG tacAACTGTGAGGACTTTTGCGTGTCCGTACTGCCAGGAGAATGGACTGGATGAGCTCGATCTACGCGATCACTGCAATGAACATCATGTCAACGACAGCAAACGAGTG GTGTGTCCAGTGTGCGTGCAGACTCCTCACGGGGATCCACAGTACTACAGCCGCAACTTCATTGGCCACCTCAACCTGCGCCACTGCTACTATCTGGACGATATAACC AATCTCACCCAGACTGATGAGATGAACATTCAGTGTGCAATCCTTGCATCATATAGGGACCATTTTTAG